A stretch of the Nicotiana tabacum cultivar K326 chromosome 6, ASM71507v2, whole genome shotgun sequence genome encodes the following:
- the LOC107801001 gene encoding putative WRKY transcription factor 40, translating into MEFTSLVDTSLDLNFRPLRVPDGVPKQEVESNFIGLGIDHTPVKDEASDLLEELNRVSAENKKLTEMLTVMCQNYNALRNQVTEYMSKHNTTATTTSADDHSAGSKKRKSENNEILKSIQGESSSSDEDNSCTKKPREEHIKTKTTRVYVRTEPSDTSLIVKDGYQWRKYGQKVTRDSPSPRAYFKCSFAPTCLVKKKVQRSVEDQSILVATYEGEHNHSHPSKMDAVTTSPSSRLNGKSTLGVTASVPCQTLNSTEPKNMLQIEDKKVASSTSTSTVGGHKRKSLSGGADNNNHQNRPEFQHFLIEQMATSLTKDPSFQAALAAAISGKFLPNNHTDK; encoded by the exons ATGGAATTTACAAGTTTAGTTGATACTTCTTTGGATCTGAATTTTAGACCTCTTCGAGTTCCTGATGGAGTACCG AAACAAGAAGTTGAGAGTAATTTTATTGGGCTTGGAATAGATCACACGCCAGTCAAGGATGAG GCAAGTGATTTGTTAGAGGAACTAAATAGAGTAAGTGCTGAAAACAAGAAGCTGACGGAGATGTTAACAGTGATGTGCCAGAATTACAATGCATTGAGAAACCAAGTAACGGAGTATATGAGCAAGCACaatactactgctactactacttcaGCTGATGATCATAGCGCTggatcaaagaaaagaaaatctgaAAACAATGAAATATTGAAATCAATTCAAGGAGAGAGTAGCTCAAGTGATGAAGACAACTCTTGTACAAAGAAACCAAGAGAAGAGCACATTAAAACTAAGACAACTAGAGTTTATGTTAGAACTGAACCATCTGATACTTCTCTT attgtGAAGGATGGATATCAATGGAGGAAATATGGTCAGAAAGTAACAAGAGACAGCCCATCTCCAAGAGCTTATTTCAAGTGTTCTTTTGCTCCTACCTGCCTCGTTAAAAAGAAG GTGCAGAGAAGCGTAGAAGATCAGTCAATTCTAGTGGCAACATATGAAGGAGAACACAACCATTCACATCCCTCTAAAATGGACGCCGTTACAACTTCCCCGTCAAGCCGTTTAAACGGGAAGAGTACTCTTGGggttactgcttcagtgccatgtCAGACTCTCAACAGCACAGAACCCAAAAACATGTTACAAATTGAAGATAAGAAAGTGGCTAGTAGTACAAGTACTAGTACTGTAGGTGGACATAAGCGCAAATCATTATCAGGAGGAGCTGATAATAATAATCATCAAAATAGACCAGAGTTTCAGCATTTTTTGATTGAACAAATGGCTACTTCCTTGACAAAAGATCCAAGTTTTCAAGCTGCCTTAGCTGCCGCCATTTCGGGAAAATTCCTACCAAATAATCACACggataaataa
- the LOC107801000 gene encoding uncharacterized protein LOC107801000, whose translation MSGGPRVKSMNHADSEVRPVLGPAGNKARSVELRKPIEKPVKTNNKPAETEESKGKKFPGADPLPQSKSPVAASKKCGSVPSILRQQQDHRTLLMRPNLSLNASCSSDASTDSSHSRASTGKLSRGSLTPKSGRRKQCSPKVDKSEKSGKSVGESESLSPSPVSGDASVIKKRCAWVTPTTDPSYAAFHDEEWGVPVHDDKKLFELLSLCTALAELSWPAILSKRHTFREVFQNFDPVAVSKLNEKKIAPPGSPASTLLSEVKLRAIIENARQTCKIIDELGSFDKYMWGFVNNKPIVSQFRYARQVPMKTSKAEGISKDLVKRGFRGVGPTVVYSFMQVAGITNDHLISCFRFHDCVAAIDGMDKDDGLVAKTEVKQQLKDETEMGLIRAIADFNLST comes from the exons ATGTCTGGAGGCCCTAGGGTTAAATCGATGAACCATGCTGATTCCGAGGTCCGACCAGTACTCGGGCCGGCGGGTAATAAGGCCAGATCCGTTGAATTACGAAAGCCCATTGAGAAGCCCGTTAAGACTAACAACAAGCCAGCTGAGACTGAAGAGTCTAAGGGCAAGAAATTTCCAGGAGCTGATCCGTTGCCGCAATCAAAGTCGCCGGTGGCTGCTTCGAAGAAATGTGGGAGTGTTCCTTCTATTTTGAGACAGCAGCAAGACCATAGGACTTTGTTGATGAGGCCTAATTTATCGCTCAATGCCTCGTGTTCTTCTGATGCTTCAACGGACTCTTCTCATAGCCGAGCATCCACGGGGAAATTGAGCCGCGGTAGTTTGACGCCAAAGTCTGGACGAAGGAAGCAATGCAGCCCGAAAGTAGACAAGTCTGAGAAAAGTGGAAAATCTGTTGGTGAATCGGAAAGCTTGTCTCCCAGTCCCGTCAGTGGTGATGCTTCAGTGATAAAGAAAAGGTGTGCTTGGGTGACCCCAACTACTG ATCCATCATATGCTGCTTTTCATGATGAGGAATGGGGAGTTCCAGTCCATGACGACAA GAAACTTTTTGAACTTCTCAGTCTATGCACCGCATTAGCTGAACTCTCATGGCCAGCAATTCTCAGTAAAAGGCATACGTTTAG AGAAGTCTTTCAAAATTTTGACCCAGTTGCAGTCTCAAAACTAAATGAGAAGAAGATAGCACCACCAGGAAGTCCTGCCAGCACTCTCTTATCAGAGGTAAAGCTGCGGGCAATTATTGAAAATGCACGCCAAACCTGTAAG ATAATCGATGAGCTTGGATCTTTCGACAAATACATGTGGGGTTTTGTGAACAACAAACCTATAGTTAGTCAGTTCCGATATGCAAGGCAGGTGCCAATGAAGACATCAAAAGCAGAAGGGATAAGCAAAGACCTAGTTAAAAGAGGATTCAGAGGAGTCGGGCCTACTGTTGTGTACTCTTTCATGCAAGTAGCTGGAATTACAAACGACCATCTCATTAGTTGCTTCAGATTTCATGATTGTGTAGCTGCAATTGATGGAATGGACAAAGATGATGGCCTTGTGGCCAAGACTGAAGTGAAACAACAACTCAAGGATGAAACTGAAATGGGTCTTATAAGAGCTATTGCTGACTTCAATTTATCCACATAG